A portion of the Pan troglodytes isolate AG18354 chromosome 10, NHGRI_mPanTro3-v2.0_pri, whole genome shotgun sequence genome contains these proteins:
- the ARL1 gene encoding ADP-ribosylation factor-like protein 1 isoform X1: MGGFFSSIFSSLFGTREMRILILGLDGAGKTTILYRLQVGEVVTTIPTIGFNVETVTYKNLKFQVWDLGGQTSIRPYWRCYYSNTDAVIYVVDSCDRDRIGISKSELVAMLEEEELRKAILVVFANKQDMEQAMTSSEMANSLGLPALKDRKWQIFKTSATKGTGLDEAMEWLVETLKSRQ; this comes from the exons ATGG gtgGCTTTTTCTCAAGTATATTTTCCAGTCTGTTTGGAACTCGGGAAATGAGAATTTTAATTTTGGGATTAGATGGAGCAGGAAAAACCACAATTTTGTACAGATTACAAGTTGGAGAAGTTGTTACTACTATACCTA CCATTGGATTTAATGTAGAGACGGTGACGTACAAAAACCTTAAATTCCAAGTCTGGGATTTAGGAGGACAGACAAGTATCAG GCCATACTGGAGATGTTACTATTCAAACACAGATGCAGTCATTTATGTAGTAGACAGTTGTGACCGAGACCGAATTGGCATTTCCAAATCAGAGTTAGTTGCCATGTTGGAG gaAGAAGAGCTGAGAAAAGCCATTTTAGTGGTGTTTGCAAATAAACAGGACATGGAACAGGCCATGACTTCCTCAGAGATGGCAAATTCACTTGGGTTACCTGCCTTGAAGGACCGAAAATGGCAGATATTCAAAACGTCAGCAACCAAAGGCACCGGCCTTGATGAGGCAATGGAATG GTTAgttgaaacattaaaaagcagACAGTAA
- the ARL1 gene encoding ADP-ribosylation factor-like protein 1 isoform X2 yields MGGFFSSIFSSLFGTREMRILILGLDGAGKTTILYRLQVGEVVTTIPTIGFNVETVTYKNLKFQVWDLGGQTSIRPYWRCYYSNTDAVIYVVDSCDRDRIGISKSELVAMLEEEELRKAILVVFANKQDMEQAMTSSEMANSLGLPALKDRKWQIFKTSATKGTGLDEAMEWGRFSLIKP; encoded by the exons ATGG gtgGCTTTTTCTCAAGTATATTTTCCAGTCTGTTTGGAACTCGGGAAATGAGAATTTTAATTTTGGGATTAGATGGAGCAGGAAAAACCACAATTTTGTACAGATTACAAGTTGGAGAAGTTGTTACTACTATACCTA CCATTGGATTTAATGTAGAGACGGTGACGTACAAAAACCTTAAATTCCAAGTCTGGGATTTAGGAGGACAGACAAGTATCAG GCCATACTGGAGATGTTACTATTCAAACACAGATGCAGTCATTTATGTAGTAGACAGTTGTGACCGAGACCGAATTGGCATTTCCAAATCAGAGTTAGTTGCCATGTTGGAG gaAGAAGAGCTGAGAAAAGCCATTTTAGTGGTGTTTGCAAATAAACAGGACATGGAACAGGCCATGACTTCCTCAGAGATGGCAAATTCACTTGGGTTACCTGCCTTGAAGGACCGAAAATGGCAGATATTCAAAACGTCAGCAACCAAAGGCACCGGCCTTGATGAGGCAATGGAATG